The Patescibacteria group bacterium genome includes the window CGCCCAGGTTCTTTGGCAGTTTTTGCCTCGCAAAGCGAGGCGACAATTTCAAGTTTTTCTTTGGCGGCAAATTCTTTTAGCTCAACGAGTTGAGCTTCAATTGAAAGTATTTGTCGATCATCTTCTTCTGTAGATTTTCTAGCGTAAAGTATGTATTTCATAGTTTTGTTGAATTAAAGATTAAAAAATTTTCTTTTCCCTAAACGAAATCGCCAACTGATTTTTTCGCCCAAAATTCCTTACAATTTAATCGCCGAGCGGAGCGAGGCGAACCGAAACCGCTTGCAAATTCCTTACTGGTGCTGTATTCTTAAAATAGTTCGAACGCATTTCGCCGCTTTCGGCGGCGACGGCCAGCCCCCAAAATTTGAGCGGCTTCGCCGCGATCTTAAAAACTGCCAAAGAACCTGTTAAAAACATCGGCTCGAACCATATTTTAAGAAAAGAAAATTTTTTCATATTTTTCAAAACTTCTTTTAGTCGAAAGAAGTTAACTAAAATTAAACATTAAATAATTAACAAAAAAATTATGCGTTTACAAAATAAAATTGCAATTATTACTGGCGCTGGCTCCGGTATTGGTCGGGGAATAGCTTTAGCTTTTATCAAAGAAGGAGCCAAAGTTATAGTAGCTGATTGGTCAGAAGAAGGCGGGAAAGAAACATTAAAACAAGTTGAGAAAGAAAAAGGGGAAGCTATTTTTGTCAAAACAGATGTTAGTAAAACAGCTGATATTGAACAGATGGTAAAAATTTGTTTGGACAAATTCGGTCGGGTGGATATTTTGGTGAATAATGCTGGTATTTATAGAGCTTACAATCTTCATGAAATGTCTGAAGAAGATTGGGATACGGTTTTAAATGTTAATCTCAAGAGCGTTTTCTTGGGCTCCAAAAGAGTAATTCCGGAAATGCTCAAACAAGGTAAAGGCAAAATTATAAGCGTAGCCTCAATTGCTGGTTTGGTTGGATTTGCTCAAAGCGGTGCCTATTGCGCCTCAAAAGGCGGAATAATTGCCTTAACTAAAGAAATGGCCTTGGAATATGCTCCGAAAAAAATTAATGTCAATTGCATCGCTCCCGGGGTGATTAGAACTGCGATGACAAAAGATATGATTACTGACCCAGCCACAAAACAATTTTTAGAGAGCTCAACTCCTTATCCTCGATTAGGTGAACCAGAAGACATTGCGATGGCCGCAGTTTATTTAGCGTCTGATGAATCAGATTTTGTCAATGGCGAAATTTTAGTTGTTGATGGTGGATGGGTGGCTAAATAATTTTTTAGATATGAATTTGAAAAAATATTATCCCAAACGAGATTTATGGTCTCATAAAGGTCAATTTGGCTATGTCTTGATTGTTGCCGGAAGCGAGCGATATTCTGGATCACCGATTTTTAATGGAACAGCTGCTTTAAGAAGTGGGGCTGATTTAATTACTCTTGTAGGACCAAAAAGAGCTATGGATATTGCGGCTTCTTTTTTGCCAGATATCATTACTTATCCGCTTGATGGTGAGTTAGAATTAAAGCATGTTCCAAAAATTTTAGATTTAGCGAAAAATTTTCAGTCTTTAATTATTGGCTGTGGATTAAACAGAAGTAAACAAACATATCTGGCAATTAGAGAAATTATTAAGAGTATTGATTTACCAATGGTTATTGACGCTGAAGCAATTAGGGCAATGGCTGAACAGAAAGAGATTGTAAAAAATAAAAAAGTTATAATTACACCTCATAGTGAAGAGTTTAGAATTTTAACTGGCGAAAAAGTAAAACCGGAAATTGGGGATAGAAAAGAAAAAGTAAAAAAGTGGGCTGACAAATTAAAAACAGTGGTTTTGCTTAAAGGCTGTATTGATGTTATATCCGACGGGGAAAAAGTTGTTTTAAATAAAACGGGTTCTTCTTTTATGACTAAAGGTGGTTTTGGTGATACGCTTACTGGAATCTGCGGGGCCCTTCTTGCTCGGAAAGTAGAACCTTTTGAAGCTGCTCAAGTAGCTGCCCATATCAATGGTTGTGCTGGTGAGTTAGCTTGCAAAAAATATGGTGAAGGAGTTTTAGCCAGCGATATTTTTGAGTTTATACCATCAGTAATAAATCAATAAAAAGAATTTGCCGCTAAAGAAAAACTTGAAATTGTTATCGGCGCGGCAGAGCCGCGATTTGCTGGATCGGCTCCTCGCCGCCGAAGGTGGCGAAATGCGTTCGGACTGTCATTAATTTTAATATAGTGAATTTAAAAATCCCGGTAATCCGGGATTTTTTGTTAAATAATATTCGCATATTTGTATCTTGCTTGCTTTGAGCAAAGTCGAAAGATTTGTATCTTGTTACCCTGCCTCGCCGGCAGGCGGGTTGTTTCTTGCCCGCCCTGAGCTTTGTCGAAGAGTTTCTTGTCGCCCATACCTCTTCATCAGCAGCGCATTACTCACCACACTCACCGATGAAAACGCCATTGCCGCGGCTGCGATGATAGGAGAGAGGAGCCAGCCAGTAAAGGGGTATAGAATGCCAGCCGCAATTGGGATACCCACGCTATTGTAGAAGAAAGCCCAGAAAAGATTCTGTTTAATTTTTCTCAAAGTATATCTGGAGATATCCATTGCCAGGACCACATCCCGTAAATCATCTTTAATTAAAATTATATCCCCAGTCTCCATTGCCACATCAGTCCCGCTCCCCAAGGCAATCCCCAAATCCGCTTGCGCCAAGGCCGGCGCATCATTAATTCCATCTCCCACCATTGCCACAACCCGCTGCTGGCGGGAATTTCCAATTTCCAATTTCCAATTTCCAAACCCTTTATTTTCTTGAATTCGTTTAATAGCTTTAGCTTTATCTTGAGGCAATACCTCGGCTAACACATAGTCAATCCCGACCTGCTTAGCAATCGCTTTACCAACCCGCTTATTATCGCCAGTAATAATCGCCACCATTTTGCCCATTTTATGTAACATTTCCACTGCCTGTTTCGAATCCTTTTTTAAAGTATCTGCCACTGCAATCATTCCAACCACCTCCCCCTCCACCGCCACAATCATCACTGTCTTACCTTGATTCTCCAATTTAGACTTCTCTTTTTCAGAATCACTGATATCAATTTTATTATCATCCATCAACTTCCTAGTCCCAATCAAAACCATTACGTCCTTGTATTTCGCAACCACTCCCGCCCCAGGCTTGGCCTCAAAATCTTTAACTTCAAACAACTCAATCTTATTTTTCTTGGCTTCATTCACAATCGCCATCGCCAACGGATGTTCAGAGTTTTTTTCAACCGATGCGGCTAATTGCAAAATGGTCATTTTGGATTTTGGATTTTGAGCTTGATTTGGAACAATTTGGAACAATTTGGATTTTGAAATTTCCACAACGTCCGTCACCTCCGGCTCTCCCTTAGTCAACGTTCCGGTCTTATCAAACACAACAACCGAAACCTTTTTAGCCGTCTCTAAAGCTCGGCTACTTTTAATTAAAATGCCATTTTTTGCCGCCAGACCAGTACCCATCATCACAGCGGTTGGCGTTGCCAGACCTAAAGCGCAAGGGCAAGCGATAATTAAAACAGCGATAAAGGCTGAGAGCGCGAAAGAAAAAGGATGGCCTGCAAAAATCCAAACCGCGAAAGAGACAATAGCGATGACTACTACTGTCGGTACAAAATAAAGAGAAACTTTGTCAGCCAGAAGCTGGATTGGCGCTTTGGAACCCATTGCTTCCTCAACTATTTTTATAATCTGGGCCAACATCGTATCTTTACCAACTCGAGTTGCTTTAAATTTCAAAACACCGGTTTTATTAATAGTGGCGCCGATGACTTCATCGCCTTTTTTCTTTTCAACTGGAATACTTTCGCCAGTGATTGCTTTTTCATCAACGCCGGAATAGCCGTCAATAACAATTCCGTCTACTGGGATTTTTTCGCCGGGCTTGACTAAAATAATATCCCCGACTTTTACTTCGGAAATAGGAATTTTTATCTCCTCATCGTCTTTTATAATTGTCGCTTCTTTGGGTTGAAGTCCAATTAATTTTTTAATAGCTTCGCTTGTTTTCCCTTTAGTTATTACTTCTAGATACTTTCCCAAGAGGATGAAGATAAGAATGAAGCCCGCTATCTCGTAGTATAGCTCTTTCATTCCGTATGTTTTGATGTTGAGCCAAGTAGATAAAGAGATTGCCACGCTGTAGACATAGGCAGCCGAAGTGCCAATAAATATCAAAGAGTCCATATTTGGCGCTCGTCTTAAAATAGCCTTGAGTCCGGAAATGTAAAGTTTGAAGGCAACTATAATCACGGGGGTAGTTAACAGAAATTGGATTAGATGCTGGTTCATCTCGATAATCTTCGGTATGTGAAGACCAGCCATCATGCCCATTGAAACATAGAGAAGAGGAATGCCGAAAATGAGGGCTACAATAAGTCTTATTTTCAGATCTTTAACTTCCTGAATTTTCTCTTCCTTGTGATGGTCCTCCATTTCTTTTTCAAAACCTTCTTCACTGGCTTTATATCCCAACTTTTCAATAATTTTTACGATTCTAGTAATACTAATCTCAATAGAATCAAATTCTAAATAAAGTTTTTCCGAAGCAAAATTAACATTGGCGGATTTAATCCCCGCTTCTTTTTTTAAGGTATTTTCAATATTTGCCGCGCAGGACGCACAATCCATGCCGGAAATTTTTATAATTATTTTTTTAGTCATAATTTTCTAAACTAATTAAACACAAATTATCCCGCCAACCAACCGCCGTCAATCACTACAACTGAACCAGTCATATAACTGGAATCATCTGAAGCCAAAAAGGCAACCAGCTCAGCCACCTCTTCCGGCTTTCCCGTTCGGCGCAAAGGCACTCGCCCCAGCATCGCTTCAAATCCCTTTGGATCAGATTTGACAGCATCTATCATCGGCGTATCTATCATGCCGGGCGCAATGCCATTAACTCGAATATTATAATGGGCTAGCTCAACGGCCAGGGCTTCTGTTAAAGCTGCAATAGCGCCTTTCGAAGCGCAATAATGAGCAATGTTAGGAAAACCAATCCCTTGCTGACCCATCGCCACTGAAGCGATATTAACTATTACTCCGCCTTTTTGTTTTTTCATTTGAGTTGCCGCTGCTTGAGCGCAGAGGAATTGACCCTTTAAATTAATGTCCAAAGTTTTATCCCACTCGTCTTCAGTCATTTCTAAAAATGGTTTAAATTCCGCAATGCCGGCATTGTTAATCAAAATGTCCAGCCCGCCAAATTTCTTAATGGTTTGTTTAACTGCGCTTACGACTTCTTGTTTTTTAGTAACATCAAGTTTAAGGGCAATGGCATCACCCTTTTGCTTTTTGATTTCTTTAACTACTTTTTCGCAATTTTCTTTGTTTATGTCAGTGACTACAACCTTGGCTCCATATTTAGCTAAGGCCAAAGCGTCGGCCCGTCCCATCCCTCTCCCGGAACCGGTAATTAATGCCACTTTGTTTTGTAAATTTGGCATAAGAAATGGATTAAAAATTAAATGATAAATGGATATATGCAAAATGTAAATATCATCATCTGCTCCTTATCCTCGAACACCCGCACCCCCCAGTCTGTGCCGCCGCGCAACTCCCCCCACACGAATCACCTCCACTGCAACTGCCTTGCGGCAAATCAACTTTCTCAAGCTCTAATTGTTCTTGAGCCGTGTTCACTTCGTCTTCTGTCACTACAAATTTTCCCCAAACCATTTCCATCCAGCAGGAAAATTTTATATCACCAAGTTTCGCAGGCACGAACTCAATCACATTTTCTCCATATTCCAGTTTCTTTTTTATATTATACTCCGGCATAATAATCTCATCCGTACAACCAGACATTTGTTTAACATTAATGATCCAACGCACTGGGACATCTTTTTTTACAAATAAAACATTAGGTGAATAGCCCTGGTAAGTTAAATCCATTTTTATGGTTTGATATTCCTCCACCTCGCCAGTTACTAGATATTCAGTTCGACTGCTCGCCTCGCGGGGAATAAAATTTTTAAACCCATAGCCGAAATTTATTAAACCCCGATTGAGCATAAATAAGCCCAGAATTATCACCACTGCGCCCGATACTTTCATCACCTGCTTAATTCTTGTTTGACTAATTAAAGAAATAAAACTCCCAAAACCAAACATCAAAGGCACTGTTCCTAAAGCATAAATCCCCATACTCAAAGCCCCCCGAGTAATACTGCCAGAAGCTAAAGCATAAAGCTGCATTGCCTGCAAAGGGCCGCAAGGCATAAAGCCATTAAGTAAACCAATAATAAAGGGTCCTTTTGGTTTTTTGGTATGACTTTGGTTATAAAGAAATCGGGCAATAAAGTCAGGAGCCCTTAACTTTATTTTTTCCAACCACTTAAAATTAGTCAGGAGTGACAGCCCCATCAAAAGCATAAACCCGCCAGCTATTAAAGTAATGATTCCAGTGAAAGTCGGGTTAATCCCAAAGAATGATCCCACACCACCCAAAATTCCACCAACAGAAGTATAAGAAATTACCCTACCAAAATTATATTGAAAATGTGCTCGAGTCGCTTTTCCCGGCTTACTTCCTTGTCCGTTTTTCGCGTGGTGACGCGTAGTGTAAGTCATAACCAACCCCCCGCACATCCCAACACAATGAAAACTGGCCAAAAGTCCGATTAATAAAATCAACCAATAGCTAATATTCTGTTCATTTAATCTGGCCATCACCTCTAATAACCCAAAACGCTTCACTAAATAATATCCAATCACAAACACTACTAACAAAACTCCAGCAATCACGAGTCTATTAGAGAAATGTTTTTGTGTTTTCTGTGCTTTTGTGTTTTCTGTGCTCTCGGCCACCTCATAACCTAACTTTTTAATTCGGCTAAAAATTTCATTTCGCGCAACCTTTCTCTCATCAAATTCGATTTCTGTCTTTCCTGTTTTATAATCAACCTGGACACTCTTAACTCCCTCAAGCACATCAACTTCTGTCTCAATTAAAGTCTTGCAACTTTTGCAATGAATTCCGGAAATGCTAGTTTTAATTTTTTTGAGCATATTAAATTAAATTAATTAGTTGGACAAGTTATAGAACTTGATTTACATTGACCCGATTCTATTCCTCTTTTACATTGAGGGCATGGCTCTTCGCCCCGCGCAATAAAATCATCGCAGCCGCAAGTCCCAGGAATAAAATTATTCCATTGATTGGCCTCCATATAACACATGGTACATGGCGGATCAATACAACATCCATAATTCCCGCTAGCAATCGCCTGGTTAATAGCCAGGTCTCTTTGTTCAATTATTTTCTCATACATCTCGGAAGCGCTCAAATTTTCAAATTTAATATTTTGATTATTAAAAATCAAAAAACTCAAAACTCCTCCGATCAAAAAAATAAAAATTGTTACAATGATTTTTTTCATTCTATCTATTAGCTAATTTAGTCACCTTTAAAATTTCTTGAATCATTTCCTGTTTTCTTTTCTCATTTTTGCTGGCCATAGCATTTTTAAAACAAGAATTAAGGTGTCCTTCCGTCAACATCTGATGAGCCGATTTTAAAAGCCCAATCACTGCTAAATTCTGTTGCATAATATCAATGCAATATTCATTACCTTCAGACATTTTAATAATCTTAGCCATCAAACTCTGCGCCTTCTTAAAATTAATTAAAGTCTTTCCCTGCCTGCCGGCAGGCAGGTCTTTTTGAGTAGACATAAGACGGGGGATTAGATATTAAAATATGTTTATACCTATACCATAGGTGGGGGTATATTCATATAATACTCGATAATAAAGTTATAGTCAATAGAAGTTATCCACATGTTTAAAATACTCAAAAATAATGGAAAAAGACTTGACAAATCCCCCAAAACCAGTATAATAAAAACAAAAGAATTATCCACATATTATGCCCTTGACAGGGTTATAAATATGGTATAAACTTCTAAATAGCCTTTAGACCATTAATCTTTAATATAAACAATGAGACAACAGAAGCAATTATTTAAATATCCAAGCGGTTAACAACATCCTCTTTTTTGGTATATATTTTTTAGACCGCTCGGAAACAGGCGGTTTTTTAATTGATTCCCGCGTGAGAGCATATTAATAGTTTGACACGGATTGCTACGGATTGATAACGGATAGCCACGGATAACGGATAAAGACAGATATGCTTTTATGAGGGAGTTAAATAAAGTCAGTTCGTTGACAACTGAATAGCAAGTAATACCCTATTAGATTATCTAACAGGGTAAATAATGAGCATCAACATTAAATACCTAAATTTCATAATCAAGGTTAAACCTTGAAAGAATAAGTTTAGGGTTAAGACAACTTAATGCATATGGTGGATGCCTCGACTTAAGAAGACGATGAAGGACGCAGTAGCCTGCGATAAGCCTCGGTGAGGTGGCAAGCAACCTTTGACCCGGGGATTTCCGAATGGGGAAACCCATCCCGCACATAAAAGCCATAAATGCTTCGCATTTTGAAAAATGCGTGGCTTTTATGTGCGGGATACTCATTGCTGAATACATAGGCAATGGGAGACAACCTGGTGAATTGAAACATCTTAGTAACCAGAGGAAAAGAAATTTATTCCCTAAGTAGTGGCGAACGAAAGGGGACATCTGAATCGCATAGCGATTCTAGAGCTCAAACTTAATCAAGTGTTGTCGCGAGCTTTGCATTTTTAATGCGAGGATCCGACATTAAAGGTGTAAGCCGTTGCTTTTTTAAGGGTAGTAAGGCAATCATGTCTTGAGTGCTTACACACTCAAACAAGGGAAAATTAATTGGTAGCTTTCCTAGTTGAACCTCGTGGAAACGAGGGCCAAAGAAGGTGAAAGCCCTGTAAACAAAAGGAGTTATCACTCTTTAGTGATTGTATGAGGAGTCATTCGACTTCTCTTCTTGAGTAGGGCGGGACACGTGAAATCCCGTTTGAATCTGGGTTGACTATAACCCAAAGCTAAATACTTCTTAAGATCGATAGTGAACAAGTACCGTGAGGGAAAGGTGAAAAGCAGGCCGGTGAGGCCGATGAAATAGTATCTGAAACCATATGCTTTCAAAGAATCGAAGCTCCGTGTCTCGCTAACGTTCGACACGGAATTTCTAATTCACCTAATTCACCTAATTTCTAATAAAATTCATAATGCCAAATTCCCAAGGTTTAAATAAGATATTTTTTGACATTTGACATTATGGAATTTGACCTTTTATTAGAAATTAGAAATTAGAAATTCCCCGTGGTGAGCGATAGTGAGACACGGGGTGACGGTGTGCCTATTGAAGAATGAGCCAGTGAGTTTGTTATACGTTGCTTGTCTAAGTCCTTTTCGGGACCGAGGCATAGTGAAAGCAAGGCTTAACTAGCCGTTCAGGATTCTAAATGTAGTTCCGCAATTTAAGCGGATCTGCATTTAGGTTCTGTTTGCAGCGTGTACAAGACCCGAAGCCGGGTGAGCTAGCCATGGCCAGGGTGAAGTCCTGTGAAAACAGGATGGAGGCCCGAACCCACCAGCCGTGCAACACTGGGGGATGAGCTGTGGTTAGAGGAGAAATTCCAATCGAACTCGGCAATAGCTGGTTCTCCTCGAAACAGTTTTAGGACTGGCGTCTCGTATAAACTATAGAGGTAGAGCACTGAATGGGGTAGGATGGTCTTCGACCTACTTACCCCAACCAAACTCCGAATACTATAGTATTTAAGCGAGGCAGTTAGACTATGGGGGCTAAGCTCCATCAGTCGAAAGGGAAACAGCCCAGATCTTTATCTAAGGTCCCTAAATCTAGGCTAAGTGTTAAAGGTGGTAGCATGACTCAGACACTTAGGAGGTTGGCTTAGAAGCAGCCATCCTTTAAAGAAAGCGTAACAGCTCACTAATTTAGTTGAGTTGCGCCGAAAATTTACCGGGGCTAAAGTCTAGTACCGAAGATAAGGGCTCGCCTAAATTTTTTAAATTTTGGCGAGCGGTAGAGGAGCTTTCCATGCGTGTGAAGCTATACTCGTGAGAGGTAGTGGAGTGCATGGAAGTGAGAATGCTGGCATAAGTAGCAAAAATGTTGGTGTGAATCCAACACACCGAAAACCTAAGGTTTCCTGGGCAACGTGAATCGACCCAGGGTTAGGCGAACCTAAGGCAAACCCAGTACATATGTGCTGGGGTAGTCGATGGATAAGCAGGTATAATATTCCTGCCCTTCCGTATCTTTTCAAACTACTGACGCATTTCAGTGAAGGAGCGTGCTATGGCTATGTACGTTCTCGCCCCGGTATTACCGGGGTGGGTAGTCGTGAAGTCTTCGGACAGATCAAATTCCTATGATGAAGTGCCAAGAAAAGGTAGTAAGAATTAAAGGTGCGGGATTCGTACCGCAAACCAACACAGGTAGGTGAGGCGAGAAGCCTAAGGTGTACGAGAGAACCTTTGTTTAGGAACTCGGCAAAACAGCGTGCGTAACCTCGGGATAAGCACTGTCCCGCACATAAGTAATTATGTGCTGGATCGCAGCTAAAGACTTCAGGCGACTGTTTACCAAAAACACAGGTCCCTGCCAACTCGAAAGAGGATGTATAGGGGCTGACGCCTGGCCAGTGTCCGAACGTTAAGATTGCTGGTGATCTCCGGTTCGCCGGAGTGAGCTGGGAATTGAAGCGCGGATGAACGCCGGCGATAACTATAATCGTCCTATGGTAGCGAAATTCCTTGTCGTGTAAGTTACGACCTGCACGAATGGCGTAACGGTCTGAAGACTCTCTCAACAAAGGACTCGGCGAAATTGCAATATGAGTAAAGATGCTCATTACTTGCGGCTAGACGAAAAGACCCCGTGAAGCTTTACTACAACTTGATATTGGGTCAAGGTTTTACATGTTCAGCATAGGTGGGAGCTCCGGTTTACCGGGGCAACAGTGAGATACCACCCTTGTGTTATTTTGATTCTAACCCCGTACCTTTCAAGAGGTACGAGAGACAGTATCTGGTGGGTAGTTTAACTGGGGCGGTTGCCTTAACGCGAATCAATCTCCGTGGTTCGCAAGGGGGCGTTTCGGCTATATGCTGGAATATCCGAGTATCTCAAACTATTCAGCACATAAATTTATGTGCTGAATAAAAATGTTTGAGTGCGGACAATCAGCAGGGAAGTCCTCTCCTTTTATTAAAGTGATGACCCCTCAACGACTACACGCCGAATTTCGCATATAATATAAATTTATGTGCGGGAATGATATAGTCTGACCTTTCAGGCGACTGAAAGAAATCAATCTGTAAATTCAAAATGATTTATTAAACAGGTTGAATCTAACCATTAATATTATGTATTCAAATTCAATTGAGAATTATAAGAAGAAATTGAAATTAACCAAGAGACAGCGTGAAATTATTATCGGCAAATTGTTAGGCGACGGACATCTTGAGACGGCAAACAATGGCAGAACAT containing:
- a CDS encoding SDR family oxidoreductase; the encoded protein is MRLQNKIAIITGAGSGIGRGIALAFIKEGAKVIVADWSEEGGKETLKQVEKEKGEAIFVKTDVSKTADIEQMVKICLDKFGRVDILVNNAGIYRAYNLHEMSEEDWDTVLNVNLKSVFLGSKRVIPEMLKQGKGKIISVASIAGLVGFAQSGAYCASKGGIIALTKEMALEYAPKKINVNCIAPGVIRTAMTKDMITDPATKQFLESSTPYPRLGEPEDIAMAAVYLASDESDFVNGEILVVDGGWVAK
- a CDS encoding NAD(P)H-hydrate dehydratase; translated protein: MNLKKYYPKRDLWSHKGQFGYVLIVAGSERYSGSPIFNGTAALRSGADLITLVGPKRAMDIAASFLPDIITYPLDGELELKHVPKILDLAKNFQSLIIGCGLNRSKQTYLAIREIIKSIDLPMVIDAEAIRAMAEQKEIVKNKKVIITPHSEEFRILTGEKVKPEIGDRKEKVKKWADKLKTVVLLKGCIDVISDGEKVVLNKTGSSFMTKGGFGDTLTGICGALLARKVEPFEAAQVAAHINGCAGELACKKYGEGVLASDIFEFIPSVINQ
- a CDS encoding heavy metal translocating P-type ATPase, with the protein product MTKKIIIKISGMDCASCAANIENTLKKEAGIKSANVNFASEKLYLEFDSIEISITRIVKIIEKLGYKASEEGFEKEMEDHHKEEKIQEVKDLKIRLIVALIFGIPLLYVSMGMMAGLHIPKIIEMNQHLIQFLLTTPVIIVAFKLYISGLKAILRRAPNMDSLIFIGTSAAYVYSVAISLSTWLNIKTYGMKELYYEIAGFILIFILLGKYLEVITKGKTSEAIKKLIGLQPKEATIIKDDEEIKIPISEVKVGDIILVKPGEKIPVDGIVIDGYSGVDEKAITGESIPVEKKKGDEVIGATINKTGVLKFKATRVGKDTMLAQIIKIVEEAMGSKAPIQLLADKVSLYFVPTVVVIAIVSFAVWIFAGHPFSFALSAFIAVLIIACPCALGLATPTAVMMGTGLAAKNGILIKSSRALETAKKVSVVVFDKTGTLTKGEPEVTDVVEISKSKLFQIVPNQAQNPKSKMTILQLAASVEKNSEHPLAMAIVNEAKKNKIELFEVKDFEAKPGAGVVAKYKDVMVLIGTRKLMDDNKIDISDSEKEKSKLENQGKTVMIVAVEGEVVGMIAVADTLKKDSKQAVEMLHKMGKMVAIITGDNKRVGKAIAKQVGIDYVLAEVLPQDKAKAIKRIQENKGFGNWKLEIGNSRQQRVVAMVGDGINDAPALAQADLGIALGSGTDVAMETGDIILIKDDLRDVVLAMDISRYTLRKIKQNLFWAFFYNSVGIPIAAGILYPFTGWLLSPIIAAAAMAFSSVSVVSNALLMKRYGRQETLRQSSGRARNNPPAGEAG
- a CDS encoding SDR family oxidoreductase; protein product: MPNLQNKVALITGSGRGMGRADALALAKYGAKVVVTDINKENCEKVVKEIKKQKGDAIALKLDVTKKQEVVSAVKQTIKKFGGLDILINNAGIAEFKPFLEMTEDEWDKTLDINLKGQFLCAQAAATQMKKQKGGVIVNIASVAMGQQGIGFPNIAHYCASKGAIAALTEALAVELAHYNIRVNGIAPGMIDTPMIDAVKSDPKGFEAMLGRVPLRRTGKPEEVAELVAFLASDDSSYMTGSVVVIDGGWLAG
- a CDS encoding sulfite exporter TauE/SafE family protein, with the translated sequence MLKKIKTSISGIHCKSCKTLIETEVDVLEGVKSVQVDYKTGKTEIEFDERKVARNEIFSRIKKLGYEVAESTENTKAQKTQKHFSNRLVIAGVLLVVFVIGYYLVKRFGLLEVMARLNEQNISYWLILLIGLLASFHCVGMCGGLVMTYTTRHHAKNGQGSKPGKATRAHFQYNFGRVISYTSVGGILGGVGSFFGINPTFTGIITLIAGGFMLLMGLSLLTNFKWLEKIKLRAPDFIARFLYNQSHTKKPKGPFIIGLLNGFMPCGPLQAMQLYALASGSITRGALSMGIYALGTVPLMFGFGSFISLISQTRIKQVMKVSGAVVIILGLFMLNRGLINFGYGFKNFIPREASSRTEYLVTGEVEEYQTIKMDLTYQGYSPNVLFVKKDVPVRWIINVKQMSGCTDEIIMPEYNIKKKLEYGENVIEFVPAKLGDIKFSCWMEMVWGKFVVTEDEVNTAQEQLELEKVDLPQGSCSGGDSCGGSCAAAQTGGCGCSRIRSR
- a CDS encoding metal-sensing transcriptional repressor, with protein sequence MSTQKDLPAGRQGKTLINFKKAQSLMAKIIKMSEGNEYCIDIMQQNLAVIGLLKSAHQMLTEGHLNSCFKNAMASKNEKRKQEMIQEILKVTKLANR